The genomic segment attatatttgttcacgtattaaaaaaagatttaacaCCAATCTTAACATTTAACTATTAATAATTATCGAATTTGTTGCTTATCGTAGCATTTATATTTCAATTAAAAGAATATGGTCCATAATATATGATGAAAAAGAAGTTATGTATGGGCTTTATTTGGTaagaatatatgatatatactatatataataaacctgaAATGATTGATTATGCTCTAAATATAATAACCAGCCAATTAATTTTTAGCAATTTATCATGCATATGTATACATGTCCCTATTcatagatattattttatatttacagaTACAGCTCtctgaaagaaataaaacacaaatgtgattatattatatagatgCATATATACACATGTGAAAATATTTGTCTCTCCTTTTCTATATATTGCTAacttcaaaacttaaaaaaaatgatatcgAAGGatctaaacaaacaaagaggAGAAATCAGAAAGGAAACACAGAAATCTAGTTGATTAAAAATCCATGATAAAATTCTCTCCATCCATTACAAACTTTCATATCAACGTATCTTTCAAACTCACCCAGAAATATTGAAACCGGAATCCCACCTAGTTTGAAATAGGGTTTGGACCACTTGGAACCTCATGAGCTTCAGCTCCGAactctctcctcctcttcctcgtaGAAGTAGAAGAAGTGCGACTGCGTTGACTGTGAGCTGTTGGACGCAAATTCATAGTGGATGAAGATGGAGTGGAAGGTTGTAGAAGGAACCTCTTGGAGGGAGCCATACTGTTCTTAGGTGAGGATTCATGGAGGTGATGACTTATGGAACTTGTAGGGCTAATGATCAAAAGGAAAGCTAAGAAGATGATTATGATAATGAAACGGATAAATTGATGGAGATGCAAGGACTCGGTGTTGGTTTGATTAATTGTAGTTGCCATGCAATttagataaataataaaaaaaaccaccCCCGAAAACCTCAAGCAGGGCTCAATATCCATGAACCAGAGCTCTatcaaataaaaagcaaaagagaaatctAGCAAGAATAAGAAAATGTAGGAGAGGTTTGATGAGCTAGCTAATAAAGATGTTGTTGGAATTGTTCAgcctttgagaaaaaaatgggACACCTACTTGTAAAAAAGTGTGGCAGATATGTCACGAGGAGTTAAATTACGAGAGAGCCCTTTTTGTTAGCATCTTTGAAGAGTGTGGACATGTGCATGGGACAGACTAGGGTTTGAATAAGATTCACTATCTGTTCAGGTTTTGCCCCTATgatgtttctaatttttggtaGGCCACATAAGAAGAGGAAAATATCGAGAAAAAGGCCAAAGCGTGTAATGGTCAATTGGCAAAGATTAATCTTGAAAgctgaagaaaaaataaagcaaaagaaacgAGGTGAAAGAAAGAAGGTTTCATGCTCTTTTTCACCTTTACGATTTATTTCTCAAGACTTTTTGGTGTAGCTTTACTAGCTTCCCTAAGAAAATATTATGTTGACTAATTCGATGCGTTGCCGATCATATATACCTTGCGTGTATATACCTTGCGTGTATATAAAAGAATGTCCCATAAACGCTAGTCAAGGGACTTATCTAATGCTATTGGTATTGTTTTTACTTAGTTAATTATTCATTATATTATCTCGTagaggatttgttttttttggaagcTTTATTGTCAAGTattgttcctttttttgtttgatatagtAATTAGACAACTTAAAGCTTATTATTTGAGTGTAATTTAGATACTTTACATGAACTTGAGAGAAACCATGtataaagattaaataaaataaaaataaaaggtgaGCTTACATATTTGCATGCCAGAATAAGAATACAAATATGTACATAATTTGATTGACTTCGTGAAGAGTGAAGACCCCAAATTTTTGTCTGAATAACATCGTCAACATCAATCGCTATGACAGAACAAATAACTAAAAGAGAATCATATCCTCTAGTTACGTTATCACGTATATCTATATTCTCATGTATGTGTGTTTATCAACCTCCTAGTGTGTATATCAGGTGGTGAAACCATGCAGCTACATTGATTCAGTGATtcctttaataataataaatgaaataataaatgaaatttcatttattattattcgaTTTGGAATCAGACTGTGCATGATTTGTCTCCCATACGTTTACGTGTATTAGTATACTGTATACATATTATCGCAGAAGCTACTCTTTTTCTTATTGGTTAATAGTATAATGCAAGATAGAGTTTAGAATGTAGCTTTTCTAATAGTTAAcccaaatttaattaataatatagaggTTAGAAAATGtagggaaaaaagaaaaagagaatagaaATAGCAATTGACAATTGTGGGATTTATGTTTGATTGACCCTGATGACAGTAACTTCATACCTGCTACCTCTTGTCTCGATTCAACCTTTTTCCAAACCTTCACATACATATCAATACCAAAGTGGATATTGTTTCTTcgtcttgtgtttttttttgtatctaaccatatttagatatataaaaaattctattaatcTTTTTACGTAGTATTAGTTTGTCTATCTTCGTTTGCATTTAAAATAACCATGATTTGAATCTTctagattttaagttttattcatattagaatttggaaaatattccctgtacgtatatatattatatatatatctactcaTTTCTGGCATAAACTATCCTACCAGCGTGAATCCCTAATTAATATTACATATGTATCTGGGATTAGGATGAAATTAAACGTCATTACTACCAAAGCACTGCCCAATATAATTACATACTCCAAATCATGACGTTTAATTTGGGCAGTGCTTTGGTAGCAATTTAAACGACacaagaaaccaaacacatGAAAGTTGCCTccttgatgttttgttttgattatcgTTGTTTAGactcttgatatatatattaatatgtttaCCGTTTACGTTTCAAACTTTTCCCTACAATTTTGCTTTCAAAAGGTCAAAAATGATGgacctttttattttaaacatatacTGTTATTCAACATGTATCACATTTAAAGTTCTTAACATTGAATATAATTAAAGTATTGACTAcaattatttacaaattatatttatattttaaacatatgatacttagggggtgtattcaacttgatattttaattaatttgtgtaaaagttacaaatcctatgttattcaatcatggattttaaaaactactttaaaatccactgttattcaaaacagtttgtggatttggattttaataagttttagggattctggaggatttgagaggatttgtttagttaaaaatacagaaatccaaatctcatggttttaggtgggatttgaaagaattttcctataaatcatatcaacttccctaaaatctacagaaattccaaatttactaaatcccatcaaatcctccaaaatcattgtttcaatacaccccccttagaTTATTAGtcgaatattttttaaaaaaaaaaaggNatgatttaaaaatctactttaaaatccactgttattcaaaacagtttgtggatttggattttaataagttttagggattctggaggatttgagaggatttgtttagttaaaaatacagaaatccaaatctcatggttttaggtgggatttgaaagaattttcctataaatcatatcaacttccctaaaatctacagaaattccaaatttactaaatcccatcaaatcctccaaaatcattgtttcaatacaccccccttagaTTATTAGtcgaatattttttaaaaaaaaaaaggaaaaacaggATCCATACATTATTACTATTGGATTGACATTTTTTATGATTAGTCCAAATTAAAAGGTTGAGAAGATTAAAGCAAACAGGGAGAGAAAAAGGTATCTTGGACGATAAAGTTGgactaaatcaaattttattatttaaggtACACCGTACacagatttaatattttatttttagattcaATTGTGAATACTAATTATGAATACCATCTCATCACAGTTTAAACATTAGAATCGAAATTCAAATGATTAGTGAATAAACATGTGGTTTAATATATAGTCAAGACCACTGTACCACCAATCACCATGCACGAATTGcataaatcttctttttttttggtcaaatctTCTTAAAAATCGAATTGCAGCGTTGCTTTCATtaaccaaaatgaaaaaaaaaaacaattataaggTGAATCCGGGCCCCATCCAGGCATCCACTACACACACAACCACGCAAAAAAATCTTTACGATAATAATTTTGCAATGATATAGATTCACTAAATCCCGAGCAAACATATCCAATAACAATTTTCACCAATCTTTTTCTCAAGTTTTTGGATTCTTGGCTTTGTTTTTGACAGTGATGCTTCATCGAACtgttcgttttctttttctttcttatttttcatatattttgttttcttatatgttttcagattttttttttaaaaagtgaaataaaGACGTATagatttaaagaaacaaaaacgctTCGTACGCATTGATGATCTAGAAGATTAATTAtcacaagtctttttttttttctttgacaacaatagaatcagctcaaacgagccaatttggAGGAAAAgaattcacaaacaaaacatgctgCGGTGACAGTCGCGCTTGGCGAGCTAGGGAGTCCGCTTTTACATTCGCACGGCGGAGAactagagatagagagaaggatGAGAACTCCGCTTGATCTATCTTGATATCATCGAGGTAGGGTGAGAAAGCCGGCCATTCTTGgggggaagacaccatcttcaccaaatcagaacagtccGTATAGAAAGCCACATCCCGATAATCATGTCCGATCATGCAACGCATAGCCCAAATAAgagcttctacttcagcatggAGTGGAGACAAGCTTCGTCGGAAATTAGTAGCACCCATATCTGACCTCGGGCCATGAGGTGAAGAACAAAACCAGCCTGCACCTGCAAGAGCCTCTGTTTCTTTCCAAGACCCATCAACAAAACACCGATACCTAGTAAAAGAGGTAGGAAGGAAACTTGTGAGCCCCCTTTGTCTAGAAGCAAGGTCAAGCGAGGTATGGGGATGATCCTCATCCTCTACCTCCACCTGGGCCTGTAACCAGACATTCGCCTCACCCTCCGCCAACCTAACTACATCCAGTGGATTTTCCATAACATTCTCAAAAACGCGAGCATTAcgcgctttccaaatataccacatgaGCCACGGGAAAGCAGCTATCAGAGAACCCGGATTAGAAGATCCTAAAAAATGATTGACATTAGCATACACCGACTCCGTCGGGAAAGCACCCGGACCTACCGGGACCTGAGCTAAAGCCCACGCCTGCCGAGCCGACGGGCACTGGAAGAGAGCGTGATTAATTGTTTCCTCCTCAGCCCCACACCGTACACACGCTGAATCACACGCAATACCCCGACGACGCAGATTTGCCGAAACCGAAATACAGCCTGTCAAGACCTGCCACatgaaatgtttaatttttggtggacaaGCGACATCCCAAACACTGGCCAACAGAGGAGTTAACTGTGGACCCGCCCGAGGGACCGTTGTAAGCTGGGAAGCAGCAGAACATTCCGCATCATACCCAGATTTAACTGTGTATTTTCCTGATTTTGTATAATGCCAACCCATGGAATCATCCATGCGACGACTTCCTAAAGGAATAGCCCCTATCAGAGTAACATCTTCCGAGGCAAAATACTTCTTAAGCCTATCCATACGCCAAGTATTTGTGTGACAATCAATTAAATGAGAGATTTTAAGAGAAGGATCCTTATGAGGACCCTTGCTGAGCGGTGGTCTTGGGGATTGAGCCGGTACCCAGGGATCCGTCCATATCAAAATGGACTCCCCTGAACCAACCTGTATAATAAGTCCTTTATTAACCAAAGATCTAGCGGAAGTAATACTTCTCCACCCATAAGATGGAGAATAAGAGCGTATTGGATCCATAGGAGTGGAATTGCGATAATACCTACCCTTGAAAACCCGAGCAAACAGCGTATCCGGAGCCTCAATCAGCCTCTACAGTTGCTTTGCCAACAATGCCGTATtaaaagcatcaacattcctgaAACCCAAACCTCCCAATTGCTTACTGCAACAGAGTTTATCCCAAGCTAACCAGTGCANNNNNNNNCCCCCCCCCCCCCGACTGTCCTGAggtactccaccaaaaattcgcCACTGCACTTGTAAGTTTGGACGTTATTGTTTTCGGTAACCTAAAGCACGACATCACAAAAGTGGGGACCGCAGTGGCGACCGACTTGATCATCACCTCTTTTCCCCCTTTGGAGAGAAGTTTTGCCGTCCAACCCGTTGTTCGACCCTGAAGCCGATCCCGAACGAACGAGAACACCTTTGTTTTGGACCCTCCCAGACTCTCTGGTAGCCCAAGATAAGATCCCATCCCACCCAAATTGGTAATCCCCAACACCCCCTGCATCTCTGACCGCGCTGCGTCATCCACCTTGTGACCAAATTGAATCGAGGATTTGGCAAAATTTATTTGCTGCCCCGAGACCGCCTCATActgttttaaaatatccaaaataacacCACATTGAGCCTTATCTACTTTACAAAAGAAGAGACTATCATCTGCAAAGAGCAAATGCATAATTGGCGGGCATTTGTTTGCTACTTTAATCCCTGTAATTTGTTTATCCCGTTCGGCCCGCTGAATATTTGCAACTAAAACCTCCGTGCACAAAATGAACAAATAGGGGGACAAAGGTTCCCCCTGCCGTAAACCCCGTTCGGGAACAATCCTACCATTGGGTTGGCCATTTAAAAGGACCTTATATTCCACTGAGGTGACGCAAAACATAATCCTCGATATCCATGTCTCCCCAAAGCCCATCATTCGTAACAAAGCCGCAATAAACTCCCATTCAACCCTATCataagccttactcatatccgttttgataGCCATAAACTTTCCTTTACACGAGGGATTTGTCCGCAAACCGTGAAACATCTCCTGGGCGATAAAGATATTATCCGAGATCAAACGACCTGGAACAAAAGCAGATTACGTTTCCGAGATAAGCTCAGGCAACACCACTTTTAACCGTTGACACAGGATTTTCGAAATAAGCTTATACCCCACATTACACAAGCTTATGGGCCGCATCTCCGCCATCCGGGTTGGCTTAGCCACCTTCGGAATTAAGGAAATATGCGTCCTATTCAAAACTCTTATCAAAAACACCCTCTTCCAGAAACCAGTTAACCATGGCCACAAGGTCCTCCTTGACCACCTTCCAGGCCTTCTGATAAAACAAAGCTGTCATTCCATCCGGTCCCGGAGCCTTATCCGGAGCCATCAGGAATAACGCCTTACGTACTTCCGCCTCCGTTGCCGGGGCTGTCAAACGCTCATTAACCTCCTCCGTTATTACCCTCTTCACCTCTTTTAAAGCATCCTCAAAATTAGACGGATTAATAGAAGTgaacaaatcctcaaaatacGAAACCGCCACCGTGTAGATATCTTCATCCTTAGTTGACCAAACATTATCCCTGTCATAAAGACCAGTAATCCTATTGCGAGCCCTACGCTGCTTTGTTTGAGCTTGAAAatactttgtgtttttatccCCCACCCTCATCCATCGATTACGACTTTTTTGATACCAATAGATTTCCTCATCATTATAGGCATCCCGCAGACGCATAGTTAAATCAGTTATGACCCCCGATGAAACCGCATCATCCGCTTGAGCCACCGCCAACTGGCGTTTGAGATCCTCAATAGTGTCCCGTCCAAACGGAGCTTGCTCCTTACGCCAATGAGATATAGCGCGGCGACAATTCACAATTTTGTCCATAAAAGATGTCGGACCCTCATGTTGTTCCCCATTCCAACCCTACGAAATAGTCTCCATCAAACCCGCCTTACCGATCCAACAATGGTCAAACATAAAAGCTCGTCTCCCTCGCGATCTCTTGGCACCTATATTGACCATAAGCGGAGCATGATCCGAAGCAATCCTTGGTAAATATTCTGTGACCGTATCCGGAAAGAAATCATGCCAGTCCTCATTCCCCAAGGCCCTATCCAATCGACAACGGATTGGTTTTTTATCCCGCCAACCCCTCCACGACAAACTATCTCCAAGATATGGAAATtccaaaaaaccacaatccCGAATTATCCCattaaaggaaagaaacgaGGAAGCATGACGGAGTTTACCCCCTCTCTTCTCATGATTTCCGGTTAATTCATTGAAATCTCCAACAATAAACCAAGGAGTCGACCGATTGGAGTTAATTCTCAATAAACGTTCCCAAACTAAATCCCGATTTTTCGGGACAGGGTCCCCATAAATAAAGGTGAGATGAATCACGCGACCGTTGTAGACAGCCTCAACATCAATTAAACGAtttgactcaaataaaattgacacatcaaaagcatctttattataaaagagAGCCAAACCTCCACTACAACCAATCGGTTCcacagtttttaaattttatagccaaaatggcctacaaattgctccaaaaaagaaaaacattgctttgtttccattaaaaataaaaaatctggccTATGTTTATTCCATAAGTCCTGGAGATTTCCTATTGTGGCCTTATTTCCGagaccttgacaattccaactcataatattcatttaaaaaCCATTGGTTTTGGTGGCTTTGACCCACCGTGACCTCCCTTAGGCCCTTCCTGTGCCTTTAGAGTTTGCTCGGTATCCCCAAGTGTCGAAACAGATAAAGGTGGTCGTCGCCTTGGTGACAGAAGTAAATTTGCATTCCGCTTCTTTGTGCTGACCCCCCTAAGAAACAAATG from the Camelina sativa cultivar DH55 chromosome 12, Cs, whole genome shotgun sequence genome contains:
- the LOC104732453 gene encoding CLAVATA3/ESR (CLE)-related protein 44-like, with the protein product MDIEPCLRFSGVVFFIIYLNCMATTINQTNTESLHLHQFIRFIIIIIFLAFLLIISPTSSISHHLHESSPKNSMAPSKRFLLQPSTPSSSTMNLRPTAHSQRSRTSSTSTRKRRREFGAEAHEVPSGPNPISN